GTCGATCTTATTCTTGAAACTTCGGTCTGTTCATTCAATTGCATCTACTGCCAATTGGGAAAGATCCAACGCATAACCAATGAGAGAAAATTATTCGTACCTACGGATCGAATTCTCCGGGATTTTTGCGCTTCTCGTTGGCGGGAAGCGGATATTATCACTTATAGCGGCAGCGGGGAGCCTACGCTGGCTATGAATCTAGGGGAATGCGCCAGGGAAATCGGAAAAATCGCCTCGATTCCCCAACTGACGCTGACCAATGGAACGCTATTAGACCATCCCGCCGTTATGGAGGATTTGCGCGTCATGGATAAGGTATTCGTCAAGCTGGATGCGGGCGAGGAAGAGATGTTCCAAAGGATCAACCGCCCCGTCAAAGGAATCTCCTTGGCGAAGATCATAGAGAATATCCGAATCTTCCGCCAGAAATACGACGGCTATTTCGGAATACAAATCATGTTTCTGCCCGCTAACTTGTCGCAACGGGAGAGGTTGGCGCAAATCCTTCTTGAAATTCAGCCGGACGAAGCGCAATTAAACACACCCAAACGGCCCTATCCCAAACATTGGCATGTCTCTTCGCGAGGCGGGCATAACGAGGAATTGCGGGAATACGATTCCGTTCCTTTGCGCACCATTTCCGTAGAAGAAGCGCATTCCGTCGAAGACTACCTGCGGCGCGAGACGGGGCTGAAGATCGTTTCCGTCTATAAGCATTGCGGATGATGACGCCGCATGATCGATCATCTTAAAAACGGGAATTGGTAAATTGTTTGAGAACAATAATCCTCGTTTTAATTATGATGCGCAATAGCATCCTTATCACCCAAAAGGCGAGTGGATTGTATTTTGTAAGTCGCTGAATTTCTTTTACTAATCGCTCGTCACTTTTCACTAATCACAGTTTTTAAGTTCATGGTTCTTCACGGGTGAGTTCCCCAATTAGCCGCGCCGCCGTTTCGCACCAGAGAACCGGG
The Candidatus Omnitrophota bacterium genome window above contains:
- a CDS encoding radical SAM protein, whose amino-acid sequence is MSEISTIYGPVLSWRVGLSLGVDLILETSVCSFNCIYCQLGKIQRITNERKLFVPTDRILRDFCASRWREADIITYSGSGEPTLAMNLGECAREIGKIASIPQLTLTNGTLLDHPAVMEDLRVMDKVFVKLDAGEEEMFQRINRPVKGISLAKIIENIRIFRQKYDGYFGIQIMFLPANLSQRERLAQILLEIQPDEAQLNTPKRPYPKHWHVSSRGGHNEELREYDSVPLRTISVEEAHSVEDYLRRETGLKIVSVYKHCG